A window of the Bacteroides thetaiotaomicron VPI-5482 genome harbors these coding sequences:
- the recQ gene encoding DNA helicase RecQ, with the protein MKETLKSYFGYDSFRPLQEEIIRHLLNKQDSLVLMPTGGGKSICYQLPALLSEGTAVVVSPLISLMKDQVETLQANGIAAGALNSSNDETENANLRRACIEGRLKLLYISPEKLIAEKDYLLRDMSISLFAIDEAHCISQWGHDFRPEYTQMGMLHQQFPQVPIIALTATADKITREDIIRQLHLIQPRTFISSFDRPNISLDVKRGFQAKEKNKAILEFIHRHREESGIIYCMSRNKTETVAQMLQKQGIRCGVYHAGLSPQHRDETQNDFINDRIQVVCATIAFGMGIDKSNVRWVIHYNLPKSIESFYQEIGRAGRDGLPSDTVLFYSLGDLILLTKFATESNQQTINLEKLQRMQQYAEADICRRRILLSYFGETSTEDCGNCDVCKNPPQRFDGTVIVQKALSAIARAEQQISTGILIDILRGSYSAEVTAKGYQELKTFGAGRDIPPRDWQDYLLQMLQLGYFEIAYNENNHLKITPSGSNILFGKAKAMLAVIHREEIVTGKGKKKKVVIAKELPFGIPGGENEDLFEALRGLRKQIADQDGLPAYIILSDKVLHLLSISRPTTIEAFGEISGIGEFKKKKYGKEFVNLIKQFV; encoded by the coding sequence ATGAAAGAAACTCTAAAATCATATTTCGGTTATGACAGCTTCCGACCCTTACAGGAAGAAATCATCCGCCACCTGTTGAACAAGCAGGATTCACTGGTACTGATGCCCACCGGAGGAGGTAAATCGATCTGTTATCAACTACCTGCATTGCTTTCTGAAGGAACGGCTGTAGTGGTCTCCCCGCTTATCTCACTGATGAAAGACCAGGTAGAAACATTGCAAGCCAACGGCATCGCAGCAGGAGCACTCAATAGCAGCAATGACGAAACGGAAAATGCCAATCTCCGCCGTGCCTGTATCGAAGGACGCCTGAAACTGCTTTATATTTCACCGGAGAAGCTGATAGCGGAAAAGGACTATCTGTTGCGGGATATGAGTATTTCGCTCTTCGCAATTGACGAAGCCCACTGTATTTCCCAATGGGGGCATGACTTCCGTCCTGAATATACACAAATGGGAATGCTCCATCAGCAGTTTCCGCAGGTACCGATTATTGCATTAACGGCAACAGCCGACAAAATAACCCGTGAGGATATAATCCGACAGTTGCATCTGATACAGCCCCGGACGTTTATTTCTTCTTTCGACCGTCCCAACATCAGCCTGGACGTAAAACGCGGTTTTCAGGCAAAAGAGAAGAATAAAGCGATTCTGGAGTTTATCCATCGCCACAGAGAAGAAAGTGGAATCATTTATTGTATGAGCCGTAATAAAACGGAAACTGTAGCACAAATGCTGCAAAAGCAGGGAATCCGATGCGGTGTCTACCATGCCGGATTGTCTCCGCAGCATCGGGACGAGACTCAGAATGACTTCATTAATGACCGTATTCAGGTAGTATGCGCCACCATTGCTTTTGGTATGGGAATTGACAAATCGAATGTCCGATGGGTTATTCATTATAATCTTCCTAAAAGTATTGAAAGTTTTTATCAGGAAATCGGGCGTGCCGGACGAGATGGCTTACCAAGCGATACTGTATTGTTCTATTCACTGGGCGATCTGATCCTGTTAACTAAATTCGCCACAGAAAGCAACCAACAGACAATCAATCTGGAAAAGTTGCAACGTATGCAGCAATACGCAGAAGCGGACATCTGCCGCAGAAGAATCCTGCTGAGCTATTTCGGAGAAACCTCAACAGAAGATTGTGGCAACTGTGATGTCTGTAAAAACCCTCCACAACGCTTTGACGGTACAGTCATCGTACAAAAAGCGTTGAGCGCCATAGCTCGTGCAGAACAACAAATAAGTACAGGGATATTAATTGATATTCTTCGTGGAAGTTATTCGGCAGAAGTTACGGCAAAAGGATATCAGGAATTAAAGACGTTTGGCGCAGGAAGAGACATACCACCTCGTGACTGGCAGGATTATTTACTTCAAATGCTACAACTAGGCTATTTCGAAATAGCCTACAATGAAAATAACCATCTCAAAATCACTCCAAGCGGAAGTAACATTCTTTTTGGAAAAGCGAAAGCAATGCTTGCCGTGATTCATCGGGAAGAAATCGTCACAGGAAAAGGGAAAAAGAAGAAGGTGGTCATCGCAAAAGAACTTCCTTTCGGTATCCCCGGTGGAGAAAACGAAGATTTATTCGAAGCACTACGGGGATTGCGGAAACAGATTGCCGATCAGGATGGTCTTCCGGCATATATCATTCTATCGGATAAGGTGTTGCATCTGCTCAGTATTTCACGGCCGACTACCATCGAAGCATTCGGAGAAATCAGTGGTATCGGAGAGTTTAAGAAGAAGAAATATGGAAAAGAGTTTGTGAATCTGATTAAGCAGTTTGTATAA
- a CDS encoding dipeptidyl-peptidase 3 family protein, with the protein MKKHFISMAVTATILASCGGAKTTTAEADKFDYTVEQFADLQILRYKVPEFETLTLKQKELVYYLTQAALEGRDILFDQNGKYNLRIRRMLEAVYTNYKGDKSAPDFKNMEVYLKRVWFSNGIHHHYGMEKFVPGFSQDFLKQAVLGTDAQLLPLSEGQTAEQLCDELFPVMFDPAILAKRVNQADGEDLVLTSACNYYDGVTQQEAESFYGAMKDPKDETPVSYGLNSRLVKEDGKIQEKVWKVGGLYTQAIEKIVYWLKKAETVAENDAQKAVISKLIQFYETGSLKDFDEYAILWVKDLDSRIDFVNGFTESYGDPLGVKASWESLVNFKDLDATHRTEIISSNAQWFEDHSPVDKSFKKEKVKGVSAKVITAAILAGDLYPATAIGINLPNANWIRAHHGSKSVTIGNITDAYNKAAHGNGFNEEFVCNDEERQRIDQYGDLTGELHTDLHECLGHGSGKLLPGVDPDALKAYGSTIEEARADLFGLYYVADPKLVELKLVPDAEAYKAEYYTFLMNGLMTQLVRIEPGNNIEEAHMRNRQLIARWVFEKGAPDKVVEMVKKDGKTYVVVNDYEKVRQLFGELLAEIQRIKSTGDFEGARTLVENYAVKVDPALHAEVLARYKKLNLAPYKGFINPVYELVTDKDGNITDVTVSYNEDYVEQMLRYSKDYSPLPSVNN; encoded by the coding sequence ATGAAAAAACATTTTATTTCGATGGCAGTTACCGCTACGATCCTTGCATCCTGCGGTGGGGCCAAAACAACAACTGCCGAGGCAGATAAATTTGATTATACAGTGGAACAATTTGCAGACTTACAAATATTGCGGTACAAGGTTCCCGAATTCGAAACCTTGACGCTGAAACAGAAAGAACTGGTTTATTACCTGACTCAGGCTGCGCTGGAAGGACGCGACATCCTGTTTGATCAGAACGGAAAGTATAACCTGAGAATCCGTCGGATGCTCGAAGCCGTTTACACCAATTATAAAGGAGACAAGTCGGCTCCCGACTTCAAAAATATGGAAGTGTACCTCAAACGGGTATGGTTCTCCAATGGTATTCATCATCATTACGGCATGGAAAAGTTTGTGCCCGGTTTCTCGCAGGACTTCTTGAAACAGGCAGTGCTCGGAACGGACGCCCAATTACTTCCGTTATCAGAAGGACAGACTGCCGAACAACTCTGTGATGAGCTCTTCCCGGTTATGTTTGATCCGGCTATCCTGGCAAAGCGTGTAAATCAGGCGGACGGTGAAGACTTGGTGCTGACTTCTGCCTGCAATTATTACGACGGAGTCACTCAGCAGGAAGCGGAAAGCTTCTACGGAGCAATGAAAGACCCAAAAGATGAAACTCCGGTTTCTTACGGACTCAACAGCCGATTAGTGAAAGAAGATGGGAAAATACAGGAAAAAGTCTGGAAGGTAGGCGGACTTTATACTCAAGCGATTGAAAAGATTGTGTACTGGTTGAAGAAAGCGGAAACTGTTGCCGAAAATGATGCACAGAAAGCTGTGATCAGCAAACTGATTCAATTTTACGAAACAGGCAGCCTGAAAGACTTCGATGAATATGCTATCCTTTGGGTGAAAGACCTTGATTCAAGAATTGACTTCGTTAATGGCTTTACAGAAAGTTACGGCGATCCGCTGGGAGTGAAAGCCAGCTGGGAATCACTGGTCAACTTCAAAGACTTGGATGCTACGCACCGCACAGAGATTATCAGCAGCAATGCGCAATGGTTCGAAGATCATTCGCCGGTTGATAAATCTTTCAAAAAGGAAAAGGTAAAAGGGGTATCTGCCAAGGTGATCACTGCCGCTATTCTTGCCGGCGACTTATATCCTGCAACTGCCATCGGTATCAATCTTCCGAACGCTAACTGGATTCGTGCCCATCACGGCTCTAAGTCAGTTACTATCGGCAATATCACAGATGCTTATAATAAAGCTGCCCACGGTAACGGATTCAATGAAGAGTTTGTCTGCAATGACGAAGAGAGACAGCGGATCGACCAATATGGCGACCTGACAGGTGAACTTCATACAGACTTACATGAATGTCTGGGACATGGTTCGGGCAAATTGCTTCCGGGAGTAGACCCTGACGCTTTGAAAGCGTATGGTTCCACTATAGAAGAAGCACGTGCCGACCTGTTCGGATTGTATTATGTGGCCGACCCGAAACTGGTGGAACTGAAACTTGTTCCGGATGCGGAGGCTTATAAAGCTGAATATTATACTTTCCTGATGAACGGTCTGATGACTCAGCTTGTACGTATCGAACCGGGAAATAATATCGAAGAAGCTCATATGCGCAACCGCCAGCTGATTGCCCGCTGGGTATTTGAGAAAGGTGCTCCTGACAAAGTGGTCGAAATGGTGAAGAAGGATGGAAAGACCTATGTTGTAGTCAATGATTATGAGAAAGTCCGTCAGTTGTTTGGTGAACTGCTGGCTGAAATCCAGCGAATCAAATCGACCGGTGATTTTGAGGGTGCCCGTACATTGGTCGAAAATTATGCCGTGAAGGTTGATCCTGCTTTGCACGCCGAAGTGTTGGCACGCTATAAGAAACTGAATCTGGCTCCTTACAAAGGTTTTATAAATCCGGTTTATGAACTGGTGACTGACAAGGATGGAAATATCACGGACGTTACCGTGTCTTATAATGAAGACTATGTAGAACAAATGTTGCGCTACAGCAAAGATTATTCTCCGTTGCCTTCCGTAAATAATTAA
- a CDS encoding helix-turn-helix domain-containing protein, translating to MSDLENKKAEEAPKKRPYNLREKKEKKAAYRSLIRPELADELYDKILNIVVVQKKYKDPDYSAKDLAKELKTNTRYLSAVVNSRFGMNYSCLLNEYRVKDALHLLTDKRYADKNVEEISAMVGFANRQSFYAAFYKNVGETPNGYRKKHAESKK from the coding sequence ATGAGTGATTTAGAGAACAAAAAAGCGGAGGAAGCTCCAAAGAAACGTCCCTACAATTTGAGGGAAAAGAAAGAAAAGAAGGCTGCATATCGGTCATTAATCAGACCGGAACTGGCAGACGAGTTGTATGACAAGATTCTGAACATTGTAGTAGTTCAGAAGAAGTATAAAGATCCTGACTATTCAGCTAAAGATTTGGCTAAAGAGTTGAAGACCAATACTCGCTACCTTTCTGCAGTAGTGAATTCTCGTTTTGGTATGAACTACTCTTGTTTGTTGAATGAGTACAGAGTGAAAGACGCTCTGCATTTGTTGACAGACAAGCGTTATGCCGACAAGAATGTGGAAGAAATCAGTGCAATGGTTGGCTTTGCAAATCGTCAATCTTTTTACGCTGCATTTTACAAGAACGTAGGTGAAACTCCTAACGGATATCGCAAGAAACACGCTGAAAGTAAGAAGTAA